The DNA segment GCGGTGGTCGACTTCGTCGCGGTGCGCGACTTCAGCGTCATGAACCTCGCCGACTGGGCGATCACCTGCGGCGGTGTACTGATCGTCGTCCTGTCCTTCACCGGGCGGGAACCGGGCGACGCCCGCCGTCCCCGGGAGCAGGCCGGCTGACCCGGAGCCGCACACTGGAGCCGATGAGCACCATGAGCACGATGAGCGCCGAGCGAGCCCTCCCCGAGTCCGCGCCGTACCCGTACGTGCTGCTGTCCGCCGCCGTCTCCCTCGACGGCTGCCTGGACGACACCGGCCCGGAGCGGCTGCTGCTGTCCGGACCGGCCGACTTCGACCGGGTCGACGCGGTACGGGCCTCCGCCGACGCCCTGCTGATCGGCGCCGGCACCCTGCGCGCCGACAACCCCCGCCTCCTGGTCGGCTCCGCCGAGCGGCGCGCGGCGCGGCTCGCGCGGGGCAAACCGGAGTACCCGCTGAAGGTCACCGTCACGGGCAGTGGCGATCTCGACCCCGGGGCCCGCTTCTGGCACACCGGCGGCGACAGACTCGTCTACACGACCGACCGGGGCGCGGCGCGGGCCGCCCGGCTGCTCGGCGGTGCCGCCGAGGTCGTCGCGCTCGGCCCGGAGCTGGACTGGCGGGCCCTGCTCGGGCATCTGCGCACGGAGCGCGGGGTGCGCCGGCTGATGGTGGAGGGCGGCGCGGCCGTGCACACCCAGCTCCTCCAGCAGGGTCTCGCCGACGAGCTGCACCTGGCCCTCGCCCCGCTGATCGTGGGCGACCCGGCCGCCCCGCGGCTGTTCGGGCCCGGCCGCTACCAGGAGGGGCGGCTGCGGCTCGTCGAGTCCCGCCGGATCGAGGACGTGGTCCTGGCGCGCTACGAGCCCACCGCGCCCGGCACCGGCCCGGTGCCCACCGCCGCCGACCGGCACTGGCTGCGCACCGCCTGCGAGCTGGCCGCGCTGTGCCCGCCCTCGGAGACGGCCTTCAGCGTCGGCGCGGTCGTGGTCGCCGCCGACGGCACCGAGCTGGCCCGCGGCCACTCCCGGGAGGGCACGGACCCGGTGGCGCACGCGGAGGAGGCGGCGCTCGCCAGGACCGACCCCGCCGACCCCCGGCTGCCCGGCGCCACCGTCTACAGCAGCCTGGAGCCCTGCGCCCGCCGCGCCTCCCGGCCCGCGCCCTGCGCCGAGCTGATCCTGCGGGCGGGGGTGCGCCGGGTGGTCACCGCCTGGCGCGAGCCGGACACGTTCGTGGTGGCGGCCGATGGCACGGGAGTGCTGACCGGCGCGGGCGCCGACGTCGTCCTCCTGCCCGAGTACGAGGCCCTGGCCCAGGCCCCGAACCGGCATCTGCGGGGCTGATCCGGGGGCCTGTCCCAACCGATGTGCTTTCCGCCCCTGGGATGGCGTACAGTAGAGACATCGCCGCGGGGTGGAGCAGCTCGGTAGCTCGCTGGGCTCATAACCCAGAGGTCGCAGGTTCAAATCCTGTCCCCGCTACTGATATCTCAGGGCCGGAATCCAGTTGACGGATTCCGGCCCTGAGTGTTTTCCGGAGCCCGGATACGGGGGTTACCCGTAGTGACC comes from the Streptomyces sp. SUK 48 genome and includes:
- a CDS encoding dihydrofolate reductase family protein, whose protein sequence is MSTMSAERALPESAPYPYVLLSAAVSLDGCLDDTGPERLLLSGPADFDRVDAVRASADALLIGAGTLRADNPRLLVGSAERRAARLARGKPEYPLKVTVTGSGDLDPGARFWHTGGDRLVYTTDRGAARAARLLGGAAEVVALGPELDWRALLGHLRTERGVRRLMVEGGAAVHTQLLQQGLADELHLALAPLIVGDPAAPRLFGPGRYQEGRLRLVESRRIEDVVLARYEPTAPGTGPVPTAADRHWLRTACELAALCPPSETAFSVGAVVVAADGTELARGHSREGTDPVAHAEEAALARTDPADPRLPGATVYSSLEPCARRASRPAPCAELILRAGVRRVVTAWREPDTFVVAADGTGVLTGAGADVVLLPEYEALAQAPNRHLRG